From a region of the Paenibacillus lutimineralis genome:
- a CDS encoding YitT family protein yields the protein MKKRITDILTIILGALIFALDVNLFVIPNDFGEGGVTGVTIILYYLFQWSPGLVNFIFNSILLVVGYKFLDKQTTIYTIIAVVFNSLFLYLTEGWSIASHDLMLNAVFGGVFAGVGIGLIIKVGGTTAGSTILARLMNKYLDWNISYALLFFDLIVVFASLFIIGVQSLMFTIVMLFIGTKVMDFIIEGLNPRKAVMIVSKEQNQIAEQVNVLMERGVTVLHGHGFYTKLPQEILYIVINKQEISQLKKIVKAIDTNAFITIHDVRDVFGEGFMELSK from the coding sequence ATGAAAAAGAGAATAACCGATATTTTAACGATCATCTTGGGCGCTTTAATTTTTGCATTGGATGTGAATCTGTTTGTTATTCCTAATGATTTTGGCGAGGGGGGAGTTACCGGGGTCACCATCATTCTGTACTACTTGTTCCAATGGTCTCCTGGTCTTGTTAACTTCATATTTAATTCTATACTACTGGTGGTCGGGTACAAATTCCTGGATAAGCAGACAACCATATATACAATTATCGCTGTCGTATTCAATTCTCTCTTCCTGTATCTTACAGAGGGCTGGAGCATCGCATCCCATGATTTGATGCTGAATGCTGTCTTCGGCGGCGTATTTGCCGGGGTGGGCATCGGGCTCATTATTAAGGTTGGCGGAACGACGGCAGGATCGACGATTCTCGCCCGGCTCATGAATAAGTATCTGGATTGGAATATAAGCTATGCTTTGCTATTCTTCGATTTGATCGTCGTGTTTGCATCCTTGTTCATTATTGGGGTTCAGAGCCTGATGTTCACCATTGTGATGCTGTTTATCGGTACTAAGGTGATGGATTTCATCATTGAAGGCTTGAATCCGAGAAAAGCGGTGATGATCGTATCCAAGGAGCAGAATCAGATCGCGGAGCAGGTGAATGTTCTGATGGAGCGGGGCGTGACTGTGCTTCACGGACATGGCTTTTATACGAAGCTGCCGCAGGAAATTTTGTATATTGTCATTAATAAGCAAGAGATCAGTCAACTGAAGAAGATCGTTAAGGCGATCGACACGAATGCATTTATTACCATCCATGATGTACGCGATGTGTTCGGGGAAGGATTTATGGAGCTGTCAAAATAG